Proteins from a single region of Sphaerochaeta globosa str. Buddy:
- the accB gene encoding acetyl-CoA carboxylase biotin carboxyl carrier protein, whose product MDSIDNLNLQQIIALFDNSTLGELELSSSAYTLKLKRSCAPSEAFVPAAKPDQPAVKQEIQVSSEVITSPIVGTFYLTPAPDAPPYVRVGNRVETGSVLCTIEAMKLMNQLEADFACEIVEILAKPEQMVEFGQPLFKVKRV is encoded by the coding sequence ATGGACAGTATTGACAACTTGAATCTCCAACAGATCATTGCCTTGTTTGACAACAGCACACTTGGTGAGCTTGAACTCTCATCTTCTGCCTATACCCTCAAACTCAAACGTTCTTGCGCCCCAAGTGAAGCCTTTGTACCGGCTGCCAAGCCAGATCAGCCTGCTGTGAAGCAGGAAATACAAGTAAGCTCGGAAGTGATCACCAGTCCTATAGTCGGGACCTTCTATCTGACCCCCGCCCCCGATGCTCCTCCCTACGTCCGGGTGGGTAACAGAGTGGAAACAGGCTCGGTGCTCTGCACCATCGAGGCAATGAAGCTGATGAATCAACTCGAAGCTGATTTTGCCTGTGAAATTGTGGAAATTTTGGCCAAGCCCGAACAGATGGTCGAGTTCGGCCAGCCTTTGTTCAAGGTGAAGCGTGTATGA
- a CDS encoding acetyl-CoA carboxylase biotin carboxylase subunit, with amino-acid sequence MIESILIANRGEIAVRVVRACKDLGIRSVVAYSTADKETLAVRMADQAVCIGGPTSKESYLQSRNIIMAACLTRCDAIHPGVGFLSENAAFAKAVEDSGLIFIGPKSETIALLGNKVQARKAALKAGLPITPGSKEAIVDLEDAKQTAKQIGYPIILKAAAGGGGRGMRIVRKEADLAASLALAKKEALLFFADDSVHMERYLEQPRHLEVQLLSDGKGTVLHLGERDCSVQKNHQKLLEESPSPVLNDSMRKAMCNDAVRLFQELGYRSAGTVEFLLDGGAYYFMEVNARLQVEHPVSELVSGIDLVHAQIEIAQDKALRNTQDDVTCKGYSLECRINALSAGTITTCTMPSGPHVRVDTYLESGSVLSPYYDSLIAKIIIYAPNREIGLRVMLRALGEVVIEGVKTNIEEQKLLIQSRPFTSGRFSTDLYAKVIAQEKHHD; translated from the coding sequence ATGATTGAATCGATTCTGATCGCCAACCGGGGCGAAATCGCCGTGCGGGTGGTTCGTGCCTGTAAGGATTTGGGAATACGGTCGGTGGTGGCCTATTCAACTGCCGACAAAGAAACCCTTGCCGTGAGGATGGCCGACCAAGCAGTCTGCATCGGTGGCCCCACCAGTAAGGAAAGCTATCTGCAGAGCCGGAACATCATTATGGCAGCGTGTTTGACACGCTGTGATGCCATCCACCCCGGAGTCGGTTTCCTCAGTGAGAATGCTGCCTTTGCCAAGGCGGTGGAAGATTCAGGCCTCATTTTCATCGGGCCCAAGAGTGAGACCATCGCCCTGTTGGGCAACAAGGTACAAGCGCGCAAGGCAGCCCTGAAAGCCGGCCTTCCCATTACCCCGGGTAGCAAGGAAGCCATAGTCGACCTTGAGGATGCCAAGCAGACTGCCAAGCAGATCGGCTATCCAATCATTCTCAAGGCTGCAGCAGGAGGTGGAGGCCGGGGTATGCGGATCGTCCGAAAGGAAGCCGACCTTGCAGCCTCCCTCGCACTTGCCAAGAAGGAAGCCTTACTCTTTTTTGCCGACGATTCGGTACACATGGAGCGCTACCTCGAGCAACCCAGACACCTTGAGGTACAGCTGCTCAGTGATGGGAAGGGAACGGTCCTCCACCTTGGAGAGCGTGACTGTTCGGTACAGAAAAACCATCAGAAGCTTTTGGAAGAAAGCCCATCGCCTGTTTTGAATGATAGCATGAGAAAAGCAATGTGTAATGACGCAGTTCGGCTCTTTCAGGAACTGGGTTATCGTTCAGCGGGAACGGTGGAGTTTCTTCTTGACGGCGGTGCCTATTATTTCATGGAAGTCAATGCAAGGCTTCAGGTTGAGCACCCGGTCAGTGAACTGGTCTCGGGCATCGACTTGGTCCACGCACAAATTGAGATCGCCCAGGACAAAGCCCTTCGCAATACCCAAGACGATGTAACCTGCAAGGGCTATAGCTTGGAGTGTCGTATCAACGCTTTGAGTGCCGGAACCATCACTACCTGTACTATGCCCTCCGGCCCTCATGTCCGCGTTGATACGTACCTGGAGAGCGGCTCAGTACTCAGCCCCTATTACGACTCTTTGATTGCAAAAATTATTATCTATGCCCCGAATCGCGAAATAGGATTGCGGGTCATGTTGCGTGCCCTTGGTGAGGTCGTCATCGAAGGGGTGAAAACTAATATTGAAGAGCAGAAACTGCTCATCCAAAGCCGTCCGTTCACAAGCGGACGCTTCTCGACCGACCTGTATGCAAAGGTCATTGCCCAGGAGAAACATCATGATTGA
- the accD gene encoding acetyl-CoA carboxylase, carboxyltransferase subunit beta — protein MIELCPNCQKEVEVGSYRICPSCNHYFPLSPEQRIELFADPDSFVEMAKEMKSMNPISLAGYEDKLKENEKKSSLSDAVTIGSCTIEAQPVIVGIMSFAFMGGSMGSVVGEKITQAMLEGALRGEPVIIFTASGGARMQEGIFSLMQMAKTASAAALMEETRTPLFLVLTNPTTGGVTASFAMLGDVILAEPGAIIGFAGPRVIEGTIGQKLPDGFQRSEFQLKKGFVDALVQRKELRSTLSFLIKTHTKRGAAYA, from the coding sequence ATGATTGAACTTTGTCCGAATTGTCAGAAGGAAGTGGAAGTCGGCTCGTACCGAATCTGCCCCTCCTGCAATCACTATTTCCCACTCTCCCCTGAACAACGCATCGAGCTCTTTGCCGATCCCGACTCCTTCGTTGAGATGGCTAAAGAGATGAAATCGATGAACCCAATCTCTCTGGCCGGCTATGAGGACAAACTGAAGGAGAACGAGAAGAAATCGTCGCTCAGCGATGCTGTTACCATCGGCAGTTGTACCATCGAAGCGCAGCCGGTTATTGTAGGCATTATGTCCTTTGCCTTCATGGGTGGAAGTATGGGCTCGGTTGTTGGGGAGAAAATCACCCAGGCGATGCTCGAAGGAGCTTTGAGGGGGGAACCTGTAATAATTTTCACTGCAAGTGGTGGAGCGCGCATGCAGGAGGGCATTTTCAGCCTTATGCAAATGGCCAAGACTGCCAGTGCTGCCGCCCTTATGGAGGAGACGAGAACCCCGCTCTTTCTGGTGTTGACCAATCCCACCACCGGCGGCGTTACCGCCTCGTTTGCGATGCTCGGCGACGTCATTCTTGCCGAACCCGGTGCAATCATTGGATTTGCAGGACCCCGGGTTATCGAAGGAACCATCGGACAGAAGCTGCCCGATGGGTTCCAGCGTTCCGAGTTCCAGCTCAAGAAAGGCTTTGTCGATGCCTTGGTCCAGAGAAAAGAGCTTCGCTCGACCCTTTCGTTCCTCATCAAGACCCATACAAAAAGGGGTGCTGCATATGCATGA
- a CDS encoding carboxyl transferase domain-containing protein → MHEEQTPVLKQTLEQIETLAKSHEKCEGASSWECVLRSRQQGRPSAKMFIDLICDSFMEMHGDRLYGDDPAMIGGVGLVEGRPITFIGNRKGANLKENVLCNYGMSNPEGYRKALRLAKQAEKFGRPVVCFIDTPGAYPGLGAEERGIGEAIAQNLKVFSTLKTPILSFIIGEGGSGGALGIGVGDKLYMLEHAVYSVITPEGFASILLRDPSKAKEAAEAMKMTSYHLKEFSVIHDIISEGSAEETASRIKQTILRDLDVLCSKPAEHLVRYRIKKIRGIGEVSGGKEWWQPLLEVFKKTQSLR, encoded by the coding sequence ATGCATGAAGAACAGACGCCTGTGCTCAAACAAACGCTTGAACAGATAGAAACCCTTGCCAAAAGCCATGAAAAGTGTGAAGGAGCCTCCTCGTGGGAGTGTGTATTACGTTCACGCCAACAGGGAAGGCCGAGTGCCAAAATGTTCATCGACCTTATCTGCGACTCCTTTATGGAAATGCATGGCGACCGTCTGTATGGTGATGATCCTGCTATGATCGGAGGGGTGGGCCTGGTTGAAGGGCGCCCTATTACCTTCATCGGCAATCGCAAGGGTGCAAACCTGAAGGAGAATGTGCTGTGCAACTATGGGATGAGCAACCCGGAGGGTTATCGCAAGGCACTCAGGCTTGCCAAGCAGGCTGAAAAGTTCGGCCGACCTGTTGTCTGCTTCATCGACACCCCCGGAGCCTATCCAGGCCTTGGGGCCGAGGAGCGGGGTATAGGAGAGGCAATTGCCCAGAACCTGAAGGTATTCTCAACGCTGAAAACACCCATTCTGAGCTTTATCATCGGGGAGGGTGGCAGTGGTGGTGCACTGGGCATCGGAGTTGGCGATAAGCTGTACATGCTCGAACATGCAGTATACTCGGTCATTACTCCCGAGGGCTTTGCATCCATTCTGCTACGTGACCCTTCCAAGGCCAAAGAGGCTGCAGAAGCGATGAAAATGACCAGCTACCACCTCAAGGAGTTCTCTGTCATTCACGATATTATCAGTGAAGGCAGCGCAGAGGAGACAGCCTCTCGTATCAAACAGACGATTCTTCGTGACTTGGACGTATTATGCAGCAAGCCTGCCGAGCACTTGGTCCGCTACCGAATAAAAAAGATTCGGGGTATCGGAGAAGTGTCGGGAGGTAAAGAGTGGTGGCAGCCGCTTTTGGAAGTGTTCAAGAAAACCCAGAGCCTTCGCTAG
- a CDS encoding MATE family efflux transporter, with the protein MDTVATHTNPLGTEPILKLLMRFSIPAIVGMMVNALYNVVDRMYIGNSPSLGANGIAGITIAFPIMIILMAMGVLFGIGGATLFSIRLGQKKETEAAHVLENAFLLLIGGGLVFVVVGQIFLTDILVLFGASQDVLPYATSYLRIILFGSVFGVTSMGLNHFIRADGNPKVAMLSMFLGAGTNIILDPIFIYALDWGMEGAALATIISQSFSFIWVISYFLGKRSRVKLSLKALKPEWSVIKLIITLGIPPFALQIASSLLNVILNKTLIAHGGDLGISAMGIVHSLQTLLILPVIGINQGVQPLISFNFGAKQFDRVREAAKLGILSSTAVIMVGYLATRFFPVAMVGMFNREPQLLELGTFALKRWFLFTPLVGFQIIAGSFFQAIGKSKIAMTLTLSRQGLFLIPCILIFAHFFGMEGILWSAPVSDVLATLVTAFFFFRGLRDLERKAAKI; encoded by the coding sequence ATGGATACCGTAGCTACACACACCAATCCGTTAGGCACTGAGCCGATACTCAAACTATTGATGCGCTTCTCCATCCCTGCAATTGTGGGCATGATGGTCAACGCACTGTATAACGTAGTCGATCGCATGTACATCGGAAACAGCCCCTCTTTGGGAGCAAACGGCATTGCAGGCATCACCATTGCGTTTCCCATCATGATCATACTCATGGCCATGGGAGTACTGTTCGGCATCGGCGGAGCCACCCTCTTCTCTATCCGCTTGGGCCAGAAAAAGGAAACTGAAGCCGCCCATGTACTGGAAAACGCCTTTCTCCTCTTAATCGGTGGAGGCTTGGTGTTCGTCGTTGTTGGCCAGATATTCCTTACGGATATCCTGGTTCTCTTCGGGGCAAGCCAAGACGTACTTCCGTATGCAACCAGTTATTTGCGCATCATTCTTTTCGGTTCAGTGTTCGGGGTAACCAGCATGGGATTGAATCACTTCATCCGCGCTGACGGCAATCCCAAGGTAGCAATGCTTTCCATGTTTCTCGGAGCCGGTACCAACATCATTCTCGATCCTATTTTCATCTATGCACTCGATTGGGGCATGGAGGGAGCCGCCCTGGCAACCATTATCAGCCAAAGCTTCTCCTTCATCTGGGTGATATCGTATTTCTTGGGCAAACGCAGCCGCGTAAAACTGAGCCTGAAGGCACTCAAACCCGAGTGGTCGGTGATCAAATTGATCATCACCTTGGGGATTCCCCCCTTTGCGCTCCAGATAGCCTCCAGCCTACTCAACGTAATTTTGAACAAGACCCTGATCGCGCACGGAGGGGACTTGGGCATTTCGGCAATGGGCATCGTTCACAGCCTGCAGACCCTGCTCATATTGCCGGTTATCGGCATCAACCAAGGGGTTCAGCCCTTGATCAGCTTCAATTTCGGTGCCAAGCAGTTCGACCGGGTCAGGGAAGCGGCAAAACTCGGCATATTGAGCTCCACCGCAGTCATTATGGTGGGGTACCTCGCCACCCGGTTCTTTCCGGTCGCCATGGTAGGCATGTTCAACCGGGAACCGCAGCTGCTTGAACTAGGAACCTTCGCCCTGAAGCGATGGTTCCTGTTCACTCCGTTGGTGGGTTTCCAGATTATTGCAGGAAGTTTTTTCCAGGCCATAGGAAAGAGCAAGATCGCCATGACACTCACCCTCTCCCGCCAAGGACTCTTTTTGATTCCTTGTATCCTCATTTTCGCCCACTTCTTCGGTATGGAAGGCATTCTCTGGTCGGCACCGGTGTCGGATGTGCTTGCTACGCTGGTGACTGCCTTCTTCTTTTTCAGGGGCCTGAGGGACTTGGAGAGGAAAGCGGCAAAAATCTAG
- a CDS encoding MarR family winged helix-turn-helix transcriptional regulator, which produces MQHSLSRLVAILHRNHAMYVNRVLKPWNITSGEVGFLMTLYQEEGRTQEQLSSILSIDKAAATRALTSLQDKGYIQRRVNEQDKRCKCIYLTQKAKELRQVITTQVRTWNSKAANLIGESTYDQLCLSLETILSNEKAE; this is translated from the coding sequence ATGCAACACAGTTTATCGCGCCTTGTGGCCATCCTGCACCGCAACCATGCAATGTATGTCAATCGAGTTCTCAAACCTTGGAACATCACCAGCGGGGAGGTGGGCTTTCTGATGACACTTTACCAAGAGGAAGGCCGAACCCAGGAACAACTCTCGAGCATTCTTTCAATCGACAAGGCTGCTGCCACACGAGCCCTCACTTCGCTGCAGGACAAGGGGTATATCCAGCGCAGGGTCAATGAACAGGACAAGCGATGCAAGTGCATATACCTCACACAAAAGGCTAAAGAGCTGCGTCAAGTGATTACCACACAAGTGCGCACTTGGAATTCCAAGGCAGCAAATCTAATCGGGGAATCGACATACGACCAGCTCTGCTTGAGCCTGGAAACTATCCTATCCAACGAAAAAGCGGAGTAG
- a CDS encoding HAD family hydrolase gives METRPTIAIMYDFDKTLTTRDMQEYTFIPKLGLSSSAFWQKANALARKQGMDSILAYMKLMLDESKKQAKPIRRNDFVALGQELEFFPGVLGWFSFVNELGAKRNLCIEHYIISSGLKEIIEGSAIGGEFCRIYACEYLYDENGVAVWPKLSVNYTAKTQFLFRINKGVLDVYEDQALNAYTADSERSVPFRNMIYIGDGLTDVPCMKLVKQNGGKSIAVHAKGKEEISRRLMAEGRINFYTEADYTPGSELSFLVETSLDEMCSQNILQAYQRRMRGEGQ, from the coding sequence ATGGAAACACGACCCACGATTGCCATCATGTACGATTTTGACAAGACGCTGACCACCCGTGATATGCAGGAGTATACCTTTATTCCCAAGCTAGGTCTCAGCTCTTCCGCTTTCTGGCAGAAAGCCAACGCCCTTGCCCGAAAGCAAGGGATGGACAGCATTCTTGCCTATATGAAGTTGATGCTCGATGAATCCAAGAAACAGGCAAAGCCGATTCGCAGAAACGACTTTGTCGCCCTTGGTCAGGAGCTGGAATTCTTCCCCGGCGTTCTTGGGTGGTTTTCCTTTGTTAATGAGCTGGGAGCAAAGCGTAATCTTTGCATCGAGCATTACATCATTTCCTCGGGGTTGAAGGAAATCATCGAAGGCTCTGCAATCGGAGGCGAGTTTTGTCGCATCTATGCCTGCGAGTACCTCTATGATGAGAATGGGGTTGCGGTCTGGCCAAAACTTTCAGTCAATTATACGGCTAAGACGCAGTTTCTCTTTAGGATCAACAAAGGCGTACTGGATGTGTATGAGGACCAGGCTCTCAATGCGTACACGGCTGATAGTGAGCGCAGTGTGCCGTTTCGCAACATGATTTACATCGGGGATGGGCTTACCGATGTGCCGTGCATGAAGCTGGTCAAGCAGAATGGAGGCAAGAGCATTGCAGTCCATGCCAAGGGCAAGGAAGAAATCTCTAGGCGTCTGATGGCCGAGGGCCGCATCAATTTCTATACCGAAGCTGATTATACCCCCGGATCAGAACTATCCTTTTTGGTCGAAACCAGCCTTGATGAGATGTGCTCACAGAACATTTTGCAGGCCTACCAACGCCGTATGCGGGGCGAAGGGCAATAA
- a CDS encoding YcxB family protein, producing the protein MIIPVLLHESHFRQFLIFNILGRLKLYRSPLIFASILTTCAVISFLMYKVEGAVLLGTVLLIVGLGMPIVYFTSFFASLKKQVKQQNLDPPRLVYTLQFTEDSDVLEISNDKERASYRWQDAFHAYYEKESIYLFITKDRAFLLPLELLQESEEVWKLIESKMGTKRCTRKA; encoded by the coding sequence ATGATTATTCCAGTGCTATTGCATGAAAGCCACTTCAGACAGTTTCTCATCTTCAACATCCTCGGGCGGCTGAAACTCTACAGAAGCCCTCTCATCTTTGCATCCATTCTCACCACATGCGCCGTCATCAGCTTTCTGATGTACAAAGTCGAAGGTGCTGTTTTGTTGGGCACGGTTCTGCTTATCGTAGGACTGGGTATGCCGATCGTATATTTCACATCGTTTTTCGCTTCCCTGAAGAAGCAGGTAAAGCAGCAAAACCTGGATCCTCCCCGCTTGGTCTACACGTTGCAGTTCACTGAAGATTCCGATGTACTTGAGATTTCCAACGACAAGGAAAGGGCAAGCTATCGATGGCAGGATGCGTTTCATGCATATTACGAGAAAGAGAGCATCTATCTATTCATAACTAAGGACAGGGCTTTCCTGCTCCCCCTTGAGCTACTACAAGAGAGTGAGGAAGTCTGGAAACTCATCGAATCAAAGATGGGCACCAAGCGTTGTACCAGAAAGGCTTAA
- a CDS encoding sensor histidine kinase: protein METRNKRSLHLNLFHRIFLFLIVFILFIFLQLGISAYQERFILAPIQKSSGNVQKISLLLDSLGKAREVLSSYRWDFGDIATLVSELRKENEISEENLEKIDTAIGSIGVEQYLLVSAVNTTYNNYRGYLSLMQELLISNNIDQASEVYYSDLEPCLNSLYTYVQQLIERAIMDNQSTYDRLIRLNEDLNTVYALTVLVMILFGFAAFKEVIRMLSIVQEMASSSKAITAGDYDRPELSEHRKDEIGDMARAFNEMKKAMRNQVRLLTANNEMEKEIHRKDTEALAMQNLLEREKLQLLRSQINPHFLFNTINVMKYTAQEEKAEKTDALLSSLARLFRYALADNEVMVPLSREIQIVDEYYSLYKARFKDKVSLIWDVSPFLVLTETLVPSFFLQPLVENAFKHGLGPKELSGSIWLTLQEKDEMLWVTVEDDGVGMDEEKLQMLRSRLLDPPVTGEHIGLYSVAARLKLMDVRCRLEVTSKQGQGTTIRIEMPLMFRKEEEEDDQDTDCR, encoded by the coding sequence ATGGAAACACGTAACAAAAGAAGCCTTCATCTAAACCTCTTTCACAGAATATTTCTGTTTCTTATTGTCTTCATTCTTTTCATATTCCTGCAGCTCGGAATTTCCGCGTATCAGGAACGATTCATCTTGGCCCCGATACAGAAGAGTTCGGGAAATGTCCAGAAAATCAGTCTGCTTCTCGATTCCTTGGGAAAGGCCCGTGAGGTGCTCTCCTCCTACCGTTGGGATTTTGGGGACATTGCCACCCTTGTTTCCGAACTCAGAAAGGAAAATGAGATTTCTGAGGAGAACCTTGAAAAAATCGATACTGCTATTGGGAGTATAGGGGTGGAGCAGTACCTTCTCGTTAGTGCGGTGAATACCACGTACAACAACTACAGGGGATATTTGTCCCTCATGCAGGAACTTCTTATCAGCAACAATATTGATCAGGCCTCAGAAGTGTATTACTCCGATCTGGAACCCTGTTTGAACTCCCTCTATACGTATGTTCAGCAACTTATCGAGAGAGCCATCATGGACAATCAGTCTACGTACGACCGTTTGATACGACTCAATGAGGACCTCAATACGGTATATGCTCTGACGGTTTTAGTGATGATTCTTTTTGGCTTTGCCGCTTTCAAGGAAGTAATACGAATGCTCTCCATCGTTCAGGAGATGGCAAGTTCCTCCAAGGCGATTACTGCAGGAGACTACGACAGGCCGGAGCTTTCCGAGCATCGCAAGGACGAGATAGGGGACATGGCCCGGGCTTTCAATGAAATGAAAAAGGCTATGAGAAATCAGGTGAGATTGCTCACGGCAAACAATGAGATGGAGAAGGAGATTCATAGAAAGGATACAGAGGCCTTGGCGATGCAGAATCTTCTCGAGCGAGAGAAGCTCCAGTTGTTGAGAAGCCAGATAAACCCTCATTTTCTCTTTAATACCATCAATGTCATGAAGTATACAGCCCAGGAGGAAAAGGCGGAGAAAACCGATGCCTTGCTCTCTTCCCTTGCTCGCCTTTTTCGCTATGCCTTGGCTGATAATGAGGTAATGGTCCCGCTTTCCAGGGAGATTCAGATTGTTGACGAGTACTACAGCCTGTACAAGGCACGGTTCAAGGATAAGGTATCGCTTATTTGGGATGTATCACCTTTCTTGGTCTTGACTGAAACGTTGGTGCCTTCATTTTTCCTTCAGCCTTTGGTGGAGAATGCCTTCAAGCATGGGCTTGGCCCAAAGGAGCTTTCCGGCAGTATCTGGCTTACCTTACAAGAGAAGGATGAAATGCTATGGGTAACCGTCGAGGACGATGGGGTGGGCATGGATGAGGAGAAACTTCAGATGCTCCGTTCCCGGCTTCTTGATCCACCTGTAACGGGAGAACATATCGGACTGTATAGCGTTGCTGCACGATTGAAGTTGATGGATGTACGGTGTCGTCTGGAGGTGACTTCAAAGCAAGGACAGGGCACTACTATTAGGATCGAGATGCCTTTGATGTTCAGAAAGGAGGAGGAAGAGGATGATCAAGATACTGATTGTCGATGA
- a CDS encoding response regulator transcription factor yields the protein MIKILIVDDESIERELLSKILSSNSLLELYQVENGRLAVTYASLYDVDIVLMDIEMPALNGLEAAKRILDDKPSCRIIFITAYSIFSYAREAVKLGANDYILKPVDREDVQRAVKRAISQVEAERQLKAVRPDVGTLEDCEATDKTALMMAKVKKYLEHSYMNYDLSLDSVSSLLNINPSYLSCIFKRCTGVNFLDYITNLRIGAAKDYLHDPFKSASEIAAMVGYDSSSYFTRAFKKNTGLTPTEYRKQVGGLTR from the coding sequence ATGATCAAGATACTGATTGTCGATGACGAAAGCATTGAAAGAGAACTGCTTAGCAAGATTCTCTCAAGCAATTCCCTCCTGGAGCTGTATCAGGTGGAAAACGGGCGGTTGGCCGTTACGTATGCATCGCTGTACGATGTGGATATTGTTCTTATGGATATTGAGATGCCGGCCCTGAATGGCCTGGAAGCTGCGAAAAGAATACTGGACGACAAGCCCTCTTGCCGTATTATTTTCATTACTGCCTACAGCATTTTCTCGTATGCCCGTGAAGCCGTCAAATTAGGGGCCAATGATTACATCCTCAAACCGGTGGACAGGGAAGATGTTCAGCGGGCGGTCAAGCGAGCGATCAGTCAGGTGGAGGCTGAACGGCAGCTGAAGGCTGTACGTCCGGATGTGGGTACTCTGGAGGACTGTGAAGCTACCGATAAAACTGCCTTGATGATGGCAAAGGTGAAGAAGTATCTGGAACACAGCTACATGAACTATGATCTTTCCTTGGACTCGGTAAGCAGCCTGCTGAATATCAATCCATCGTATCTTAGTTGCATTTTCAAGCGTTGCACCGGTGTCAACTTTCTCGATTACATCACCAACCTCAGGATTGGTGCAGCAAAGGATTACCTGCACGATCCCTTCAAGTCTGCATCCGAGATTGCCGCAATGGTGGGTTATGACAGTTCCAGCTATTTTACCCGTGCTTTCAAGAAAAATACCGGGCTTACCCCAACCGAATATCGGAAGCAGGTCGGAGGACTCACGCGATGA
- a CDS encoding TRAP transporter substrate-binding protein, with protein sequence MKKVLLIVVIIVVGFFSCRKEESKYPELVLRYADNQSSGYPTVEAAKYLASLIKERTGGRIELRIYPDSVLGSEIDVMKQMVYGGIDMSRFSLGTLSQFFPELWTLQLPYLYSDSEHMWRVLDGEIGDMYLHGMVGKGIVGLAWYDAGARSFYTRTPIANINSLKGLTIRVQENDMMSRTIELLGAKAVQIPYGDVYSALQKLRIDGAENNLPSYVFMDHNQAAPYFYQDEHFRLPEVVMISVDAQKKVAAIDPSYVELFAECARESGLYERKLWLEEEKRAFDEALQSGVTFTVPDEDDLLALRKAMEPLYQELGEREREIVERIGNT encoded by the coding sequence ATGAAGAAGGTATTGCTCATAGTCGTGATTATCGTAGTAGGTTTCTTTTCCTGTCGGAAGGAGGAATCCAAGTATCCCGAGTTGGTGCTCCGGTATGCAGACAATCAAAGCTCCGGCTACCCGACGGTTGAAGCGGCAAAGTATTTGGCATCATTGATAAAAGAGCGGACCGGGGGAAGGATAGAGCTCAGAATATACCCCGACAGCGTTTTGGGATCAGAAATTGATGTGATGAAACAGATGGTCTACGGTGGCATCGACATGTCCCGCTTCTCTTTAGGAACCCTTTCCCAGTTTTTCCCCGAGCTTTGGACGCTCCAATTGCCCTACCTGTACTCCGACAGCGAGCATATGTGGAGGGTCCTCGATGGTGAGATCGGAGACATGTACCTGCATGGTATGGTGGGTAAGGGAATCGTTGGCTTGGCTTGGTATGATGCCGGGGCTAGAAGCTTCTATACCAGAACTCCTATTGCAAACATCAATTCTCTCAAAGGTCTGACGATCCGTGTCCAAGAGAATGATATGATGAGTCGTACCATCGAGCTTCTTGGAGCCAAGGCGGTGCAGATACCCTATGGGGATGTCTATTCTGCTCTTCAGAAACTTCGTATCGATGGCGCGGAGAACAACCTGCCGAGTTATGTGTTCATGGACCACAACCAAGCTGCTCCCTATTTCTACCAGGATGAGCACTTTCGGTTGCCCGAGGTCGTGATGATCAGTGTCGATGCCCAAAAAAAAGTAGCAGCGATCGACCCCTCCTATGTTGAGCTTTTCGCAGAATGCGCACGGGAAAGTGGTCTGTATGAGCGAAAGCTCTGGCTGGAAGAGGAAAAACGGGCCTTTGATGAGGCCCTCCAGTCAGGGGTGACATTCACTGTCCCCGATGAGGACGATCTGCTTGCCCTGAGGAAGGCGATGGAGCCGCTGTATCAGGAGCTTGGCGAGCGAGAACGGGAAATTGTTGAAAGGATTGGAAATACCTAA